The sequence below is a genomic window from candidate division WOR-3 bacterium.
GAGGTAGACTTTGGGTTGATAATGTTCGTTGTGAATCGGGTTCTACTCGGACGCCTCCAACGAGATACATTTATGCAGGTAACCGTCTCCTTGCAAAAGAAGTTGATGGGAGCTTATATTTCTACCATCTTGACCGCTTGGGTTCACCCATTATGATTACTGATAAAACCGGAAGCATTCTAAAGAGAAAACAATACGAAGCTTTTGGGAACCTGAAATGGCAATCTGGAAGTCTCTCCGACAATCGTGAATTCACCTCCAAAGAGAAAGACCCGACAGGACTCCATTACTTTGGTGCGAGGTATTATTCTGGGAATATTGGGAGATTTTTGAGTCCTGATCCGCATACGCTTATGCCGGGAGGTTTAGAGTTAAGCAATCCACAATCTATAAATCCATATGTTTACTGTGTAAACGACCCATTCAGATATAAAGATCCTAATGGTGAATTTATATTAGCGGTTGAATATGATCAGAGTGCACAATATGGGTCAACACAATATGTTTGGCGTAGTTTCCCAAGAAGCTTCTCCAATGCGATTTCTTATGCGGCGATGAATCGTCCAGAATTAGCCGCTATGTCCCTCGCTCCTAATGGAGTGTATTATTCAAAGACCAGAGCAGACGTACCTGGAACAAATGCGGCTGCGAGAAGCTGGCGTCTATATGATTATAAACTGGATACTAAACCTGCTGGGAAGTCTTTTGCTCCGCATAAAGCATTATTGATTAACAGTGGAGGTAAAGTCCCCACAGAAGAGATAAATATAAATCCCAGATCTAAATATTATGGTGAAAAAGCAGCCGATAGGTTATGGATCCATGCTGGAAGTAGAAAAAAAGATATAGGTGGAACTGGGTCAGAGGGTTGTATCACAGTCCCTACTGTTCTTGGTAATAAAGAATATAGGACTCAGGATCCCGAAACTTGGATCTACTATAATGATTGGATATCGAATTTTGAGAATTACCCAGAAGGGAAACTACTAATAATAAGATTTCCTACATGGATGGAAAACTTGTGGAAATGAGATTAGAGGGAGAAAAAATGAGAAAAAATGGACTTTTTATAATTTCTTTTATTCTTATCTTATTTGCAATGAATTGTAAGGAGACAAAAATAAAACAAAATTTTAAGGAATATAGATATAAAGTGATTCCGAACGAAGAGATTGAAATTTATGGAGTGAATGTTAATAAGGCAATAGATGAAAAATTTAGCTTGCTTGAGAAGGAGTTTAACAGTAAAGCAGAAATTGATGATGAAGTAGCTGTAGTGATACTCCGACGGCTAAAAGATTTCGTAAAAAAGACTAAAGAAACAATACCTAAAGACTGTGTCGATCTTTTATATGGCCCTATAGATGTTCAAAAAATCTATAATCAGGAAATATATAAGGAATATCAGAATGTGTCTCCAAATACTATCATAGTTAGTGGTAAGCTCCTATTTTCGGAAGATTCAACTGTTAAAGAGTCAATTATTACTGAGCTGCAGAAAATTTTACCTTCTAATGATACCTGTAAAAAGGTTATTAAAGACCTTCGGCAGTTTATTCATGGAGACTTTGAAAAGAACACTCAGTTCAAAATTGATTTCGATATACCGAAGTTTCCTTATGCTGAATTTGCTGTATGGTTTCATAAAGGGGAGGAAGAAAACATATACTATCAGTATATTTTTTCTTTAAGAGAAGACGCTTACCCTTATTGATTTTTGGAAAGGATGCAAATGAAGATAAAGAGAGAGTAACAGGGTCAGACCTTGAAATGTGAAAAGATTGACAAAAAGGAATAAGCGAATAATATATCGGTATGGCGAGACCATATCGCTTGCAGGGGGAAGGTTACTTATATCATATCACGAGCAGGGGAGACGACAGGAAAAGGATATACATCAGCGAATATGATTATGAGAAGTTTTTGGAATATCTTCTAAAGGCGAAAGAAAAGTATAATTTTTATCTTTACGCTTATTGTTTAATGACGAATCATTATCATTTGTTGATAGAGACCACACAGCCTAACCTTTCAAGGATAATGCAGTATATAAACACTGCATATACTGTCTATTACAATAAAAAGAGGAATAGAAGCGGTCATTTGTTTCAAGGGAGGTATAAATCTATAATAGTTGATGGAGATAGTTATTTTTTAGAATTAACAAGGTATATACACTTAAATCCTGTGAGAGCCGGTGTATCTAAAACTCCTGAAGGTTATAAATGGTCCAGTTTTAATGAATATATCACCGATAGGAGAAAAACAATAATAGATAAAAAAGAAATAAAGAAATATATTAAGATTAATCCTTCGAGATATAAACAATTTGTATTGGATGGGATAGATAAAAAACCCGATATTTTGGATAAAGTTTACGCCGGATTTGTCCTTGGAGGGGTAAAATTTATAAAAGATACAATAAAGGACTTAAAACAGCAAAAAGGAGGAGAAATTTCCTACAAGAAAAAGTTAACCAATTATATATCAGTAGATGAAATAGTCAAAGAAACAGCTGAACTTTTTAAGAGATTGCCAGAAGAGGTATACGCTTGGAAGAAAAAGCCCTTGCTTGCGAGAAAAGCAGCGATATATTTATCTAAGAGACTAACAGGGTTAACCAATAAAGAGATAGGGGAGGCATTTAAAATAACATACTCCGCAGTAAGTAAGTCATACAGAGATATGGAAAAGATAATGGAAGAGAGAAGAAGAATAAGGAGAGATATTGAAACCATCATTTCACATTTCAAGGTCTGACCCCATAGACACTCATATGGAGTATCGCAGTATTGTATGTAGCGGATGCATTAGGAGGGTCAACTCTTGCGTATGTAGGAACTCAAGCAGTAGGCACATTTATAGGTTCAGGGTTTGATTATGTTGGTGTAGGTCCTGTAAATATACCTACCAATGGTGATTGGTTGGGAGCAAATATTGGGAATATTATTGGTGATCTTGAGTTGATAAGTGAGATAGAAGGGGGAGGTAAAGTATCATGGAACTGGCAAGCGTTAGCATGGGTTTCTGAGGGTGGGCCAATATCTCGGTCAATGGTGGATACAAAATTTGCGCATGGTATGGCAAATTATAATGTTGTATATAAGGGATACGAGCCAACACTTAGAACTAAGGTACATGAATTTACACACATTTGGGAGATGAGATTCGGAGGTAGCTGGATTTATTATTCTACCTATCAACTTTTTTCAGGTTTATACGGTTATTGGGATAATCCTTATGAGGTACAATGTTTTAATAGAGCTAAAATAGATATCTACGATGCAATGATGGGAATTGATTGGTAAGGAGTGAATCGTCAGTTTAAATTATGAAAGGGTAGCGTAGTTAGTTGAAATATTTGAAAAGGCATTTAATTTTATGAGTAAGGTTCTCTAAAAAATGTAAAAAGGAGGAGTAAAATTTATGCATTTAAATCATTATATAATGACTAAAGTTTTAGCGACTAAGCATATTTTTTCTGGTAATAAATCTTATTTTATACCAGGCAAGACAATCTTCAAATCTATAAATACTATATCTTTAATTCTATTAGCTTTTTTATGAGTTCTTGCAAGACTGCTGATCCAGGCTGGTTGTATATGTTGGAGCGACCCTCTTTAGATAGAGTTGAGTGTAGATACGGTTATGGATATGTTTATAAAGACGATTCTTTGGGTATTAAATTGACTGCACAGGACTTTGCATTTGAAACTGATGTTATATTAAGGATAGCTACCCCTTTAGATAGCATTATAATCTATCCTAACTTTGCATATATTGAATCTCCTCATTTTGTTAATAAGGTACATGTTCCAAAAATGATTGGTATTAAATGTGTTTCCAATGACTCATTAATATTTAAGAAGATGTATGAAATTGATGAGATTAAAGGGAAAATTGACTTAGTTAGTTTGGAAGCGTGGCGAGAAGATAGGATAAATATTAAAGAGTACTATGGGCTTAAGAAAGCAAAGAAAATAAGTAAAGATGAATTTTTGAGACCATATTGTTTGCAGAAGGGGTATTTATTCTCAGTATATTTTAGCTATAAAAGTTTTGCCATTTATGACGAAAGAAATAATCAGAGAATCCCATTTGGTAGTCCTAATTTCACCCCTGAAAAAAGCGATTTTATTTTTTATTATGATATTTACAACAATAATAAGCCATTAACTTTTTATTTCAAACCGACTACTGGTAAGGTTGATGAAGAGTAAAAGACTTCTATCCAAGTGGCTTCTTTGGATTAAGGAAAATCAGGGAAGATTATTAAAGAGTTATTAGATTTTTTAAATATTGGGAGAGAAAACGTGAAAGGATTATCCTATTGTAAGGATGGAAGGTTTGGGGGAAAGATATAATAGTCAATAAGCGTTAATCCAAAACTGAACCCTTGCCAATTTAAGAAAATATATTTATCTTTAATTGAAAAGGAGTGATTTTATGAAAACAAAAATCCTTAAAAGGTTTTTTCTTGTTTTAAATGGTTTATTTTTTTCTTTCCTTTATGCTGATACCATTTTCTTTCAGGATGGTTACGAGGCTGGGCAAGATTTTTCTGGTAATTTTATAAACTGGGATGAGACTGAAACTTATGGAGGTGTAGGGGAAGCATATGCAATTGATGATACGGTTATTACTCATACTGGGAAGCATAGTGGTCGTTTCGAATTGTCAGATGGGACTCAAGGTGGATGTGCTTATACATCGAAGGTTATTTCCTGGCCTACTGGGAAAAAGCTTTGGTATAGTTGTTGGTTACGGAATGGCTCAAAAGAGAAGTCCAATGTTGTCGTGGGTGGGTTGTATTTTATGGAGGCTTATGTTAAGGAGGGTCCTTGGAGAGATAGAGCAAACTTAGAGACACACCCCCCTCATATGGAAATACCAGATAGTCTGTTTATGTTGAGAATGGCTTATCGTGGTAGAGATGGAGAGCGACATCGTCAAGAAGAGAATCTCCAATATATTAGAAGAGAAAAATGGCATCACATTGTGATGTTGGTAGATTTAAGCGGCGAAAATCCTTTTTATGCTTGGTGGTTGAATGGAGAACTTATCTGGTCTACATATGATAGTTCACAGGGCCAAGATACTTTTCCTCCAACTGAAATTCATTTTGGCGCAACAAATCTTGATTGGTGGGAAGGGAATAGGGCAGAGGTTTGGATAGATGATTGCCTTGTTACAGACTATTATCCATCTTCTTCGGTTCTTATTGATTCCCAAAAAATTCCTTTAAGCTTAAAAGTTATTCCCAATCCTATTTTAAGGGTAAGCGAAATAAGGTTTGTAATTCCAGAGGATGGACTAGTTAGTATGGAAGTTTATGATGTATGTGGAAGAGAGGTTGAGAGAGTTTTTAATAATGTTTTTTACGCTTCAGGGATTCATCGGATAAGTTTAGATTTAAGCAAGTTTTCTTCTGGAATTTATTTTTTTAAATTAAGTGCAGGGAGAAGAGAACTAGTTGAAAAGGTTGTCCTTATAAAATGAAAACTTCCGAGTAGAAACAACTATAGTTTTTGGATTTTAAATAGTTATGTGTTCTATAACAATTTTAATTCCAATGATTATTAGGATTAATCCTCCAAAGAGTTCCATATTTGTTTTAATGAAATTCCCAATTTTATCTCCAATGTAAAATCCAATTAGACAAATTATAAAGGTAATCCCACCGATTGTTAAAGCTGGAATGATTATTTTAACCTGTAAGAAGGAAAAGCTCAATCCAATAGCTAAAGCATCTATACTTGTCGCAATCGAAAGAATGAATAATTCTATAAATGTAATACAATCTTTTTTAATTTCTTCATTGATTCTCCTCGACTTGTAAATCATTTTTCCTCCAATAAAAGAAAGTAATAAAAAGGCAAACCAATGGTCAAAATTTTGAATATATTTTATAAATGAAAGACCAATGCACCATCCTATCATAGGCATTAAAGCTTGGAAAAAACCGAAAGAAAAGGCCATTCTAAATGCATGCCGAATTTTTAATTTTTTGATTATAGAACCATTTATTATTGATACGGAGAAAGCGTCCATTGATAACCCAAAACCGATTCCAAGGAGATTAAAAAAGTTCATTTTTTAATCTTTATTTTATTTTTTGTTTTTTATCTGTCAAGTTTAAAACTTGACTTTTAAGAGAATGTATGTAATCTTTAAAAGGAGGTGAAAATGAGAAATTTTTTTAAATTTTTAAGTATGTTCTGTATTGCAGTATTCGCTCAATCTGGTTGGGAACACCAGACAAATCCTCTTGGATATGGGGAAGAGGCAATGATTGGTAAGGTAGAGGCTGTTAGTTCAGGAGGAGATGTTTATGAGGTTTGGATTTCAACTAGTAGAGGCGCAGGATTTCTTTATACAAATAGCAGTAGTGGTGGAAATTGGATATTAAGGAACTCCTTCCCGAATGACACTGTTTGGTCGTTGTCAGATCCCTCTATTACAATGTGTTGGGTTAGTCCACTTAGGGGGTGGAAAATAGGGACTGTTGGGATGGGTTTTGAAGATGCAAAGGGTGCGGTTGTTTACAAAACCATAGATGGAGGAAGTAACTGGGATAAAGTAGGTCTTTCCAATAATCCGGGTGATATGGGTGTTCAAATTCAATTTGTCAATAATATGGTGGGTTGGGCTTCTATTTTTAATCCAAATAGTGGGATGGCGACGTTTTTAAAAAGTGTTGATGGAGGAAATAACTGGGTTAATATTACTCAAGCTGGGGGCGGACCACCAACAGGAGGTATTTTCTATTTTGTAGATGAAAATAATGGTTGGGGAGTTAATAATGCTCACATGGCTTCTCCTCCATACGGAATTATACGGACAACAGATGGAGGTTGGAATTGGACAAATCAATATGCCGATCCAAGTGGAACAGGTTTTTCCGCACTACAGTTTGTTGATTTGAATAACGGTTGGGTTGTGGGGGAGGGCAAGATTTTAAAAACAACTGATGGTGGAGAAAACTGGACATTAATAACCAATACAGGATTGCCAGAAAATACACAATATAGATGTTTGTTCTTTTTGGATGCAAATAAAGGATGGATTGGAGCGAATGCACCAGGAAACCCAGGATGGAACGGGATTCTTTATACTTCAAATGGGGGGACAAGCTGGGAATTGCAGGAAATACCTTTTCTTTCTGACACTAACCCAGTATTCAGCATCTTTTTCTTAGATGCTGAGACCGGTTGGTTTACAGCAGATCTTGGAATTATAGGATATACCACAACTGGTGGTTTAGGAGTTGGGGAGGTAACAAATAAAAAAGAAGGAATTCTTTCTTTAAAACAAGTACCTTTTGGTTTAAATGTAGAAATTTCTTTTTGTATTCTGAAGAGGTCACAAGTGAATTTGAAGATTTATAATTTGATTGGGGAAGAAGTAGAGACAATTGTTAATGATGAAATACTGAAAGAAGGTGTTTATAATAAGTTATGGGATACTAAAAACTTATCAAGTGGTATATATTTTTGTAGATTGGAAGTGGGAGGTTTTTTGGCGGATATTAGGAAGATTGTTTTAGTTAGATGAGAAAAGGCTTTTTATTAAATGGTGGAAGAGGAATTCCGGAGAGTTTGAGGAATATAAATTTCCTTTGTAGAATGGGGAAAAGATGAATAATAAGTCGTTTACTCTCCGTGATTTGCCAAAAGAAGATAGGCCAAGAGAGAGATTGAAGCTTTTGGGAGTGGATAATCTTTCAATTCAGGAGTTGTTAGCTTTAGTTATTGAAAGAGGAAGGAAGGGAAGTAATGTTTTGACAATTGCCCAGAATCTTCTTGCGAGATTTGGAAATCTTTCCAGTATTAAAGAAGCTTCTATAGAAGAATTAAAAGAGATTTATGGGATTGGTTTTGCTACAGCTTGTAAATTAAAAGCCGCTTTTAAATTGGGTGAGAAGGCGTTAAATAAAGAAGATAGATATAACTCTAAAATCACCAATCCTGAGGTTGTGTTTAAGTTACTCAAAGATGATATGGGGAATAAGAAGAAAGAGTATTTTAAAATTTTGTCTTTAAATACACGAAAGAGGCTAATTAGTATTGATGATATCTCAATAGGAAATTTGGATAGTTCTATTGCTCATCCAAGAGAAATCTTTAAAGCAGCTATTCAGAATTCGGCTGCTTCTATAATATTGGTTCATAATCATCCTTCCGGCGATCCAAAGCCAAGTAATGATGATGTAAGGCTTACTGAGAGAATGATAGAGGTTGGGAGAATTGTAGGGATAGAGGTGGATGACCATATAATAATTGGGGATAATTCTTATGTAAGTCTTCGAGCTTCTCTAAATACAACAGGACTTTGGAAATAAATAGGAATTTTGTTAACTTTCTCTTGACAAATGAAGATAAGAATATATTTTTAAAAGGAGGTGGTGTAGATGCCGACTTATGAATATGAATGTTTAGAATGTAAATATAGATTTGAGAGATTTCAGAGCATTAAAGAACCTCCTTTAAGGAAATGCCCTACCTGTGGTGGGGAAGTTAGGCGACTTATAGGAGTGGGGGCTGGGATAATTTTTAAA
It includes:
- a CDS encoding transposase, which codes for MARPYRLQGEGYLYHITSRGDDRKRIYISEYDYEKFLEYLLKAKEKYNFYLYAYCLMTNHYHLLIETTQPNLSRIMQYINTAYTVYYNKKRNRSGHLFQGRYKSIIVDGDSYFLELTRYIHLNPVRAGVSKTPEGYKWSSFNEYITDRRKTIIDKKEIKKYIKINPSRYKQFVLDGIDKKPDILDKVYAGFVLGGVKFIKDTIKDLKQQKGGEISYKKKLTNYISVDEIVKETAELFKRLPEEVYAWKKKPLLARKAAIYLSKRLTGLTNKEIGEAFKITYSAVSKSYRDMEKIMEERRRIRRDIETIISHFKV
- the radC gene encoding DNA repair protein RadC, translating into MNNKSFTLRDLPKEDRPRERLKLLGVDNLSIQELLALVIERGRKGSNVLTIAQNLLARFGNLSSIKEASIEELKEIYGIGFATACKLKAAFKLGEKALNKEDRYNSKITNPEVVFKLLKDDMGNKKKEYFKILSLNTRKRLISIDDISIGNLDSSIAHPREIFKAAIQNSAASIILVHNHPSGDPKPSNDDVRLTERMIEVGRIVGIEVDDHIIIGDNSYVSLRASLNTTGLWK
- a CDS encoding T9SS type A sorting domain-containing protein produces the protein MKTKILKRFFLVLNGLFFSFLYADTIFFQDGYEAGQDFSGNFINWDETETYGGVGEAYAIDDTVITHTGKHSGRFELSDGTQGGCAYTSKVISWPTGKKLWYSCWLRNGSKEKSNVVVGGLYFMEAYVKEGPWRDRANLETHPPHMEIPDSLFMLRMAYRGRDGERHRQEENLQYIRREKWHHIVMLVDLSGENPFYAWWLNGELIWSTYDSSQGQDTFPPTEIHFGATNLDWWEGNRAEVWIDDCLVTDYYPSSSVLIDSQKIPLSLKVIPNPILRVSEIRFVIPEDGLVSMEVYDVCGREVERVFNNVFYASGIHRISLDLSKFSSGIYFFKLSAGRRELVEKVVLIK
- a CDS encoding manganese efflux pump MntP family protein, which translates into the protein MNFFNLLGIGFGLSMDAFSVSIINGSIIKKLKIRHAFRMAFSFGFFQALMPMIGWCIGLSFIKYIQNFDHWFAFLLLSFIGGKMIYKSRRINEEIKKDCITFIELFILSIATSIDALAIGLSFSFLQVKIIIPALTIGGITFIICLIGFYIGDKIGNFIKTNMELFGGLILIIIGIKIVIEHITI
- a CDS encoding FmdB family zinc ribbon protein, with translation MPTYEYECLECKYRFERFQSIKEPPLRKCPTCGGEVRRLIGVGAGIIFKGQGFYHTDYVRRNSDERKKKREESKEKSAVGGSSD